The segment ACCCGGACGACCTCCGCCCACTCCGCATCCTCCGGGAGCAGTTCGGCGAGGCGGTTCCGGGCGCCCGCGAGGAACTTCAGGTTCAGGGAATCCCCGCGCCGCGTCGGGTGGACCGCCAGGTACAGCATGTTCGCCTCGACCAGGTCGTTGAAAAAGTGGGTCCCAAGCGACACGTCGGGGACCACGGGCATCCCCACCCCGATGATCTCGCCGATCGCCGACACCGTGTCGATCTCGGCGAAGGACACCGGCACCCCGAGGGACGGCGTGCTCGTCCCCCAGCGCCCGGGGCCCAGCAGCAGGGTGTTCCGCCCCCCCCCTTTCGCGGGGAGATGGACGATCCGGCCGATGAGTCGGGCAACGGAGGGGCTGTCCCTCTGGGGGAGCGCCGAGTAGGCGGCCGGGTCCACGAAAATCACCCGGTCGAGGCGGGACAGGGAGCTTTGCCCGATGATGGGCCCGCGCGACTCGAGCAAGAGGGCGCTCCGGGGGATCCGCTTCGGCGGATCGACGATGTGTCCCCCCTCCTTCACCTGCAGCGGCCGGCATTGCACGAGGTTGACGAGGAACCGCCCGTCCGGAAGGAAGTTCGCCGTGAACTCGGCGTCCACCGGGTAGTCGTAGGCGTCCCGGAGGATCCCGAGCATCTCGCGCATGTACGGGACGAACGGCGTCTCCGACAGGAGTTTCCCGAACGTGAGGACCCATCCTTCGTCGGACGGCCGGGGAGACCCTCCCGCGCCGCGCAGCAGGGCGCTCCGGCGCACGGCGTAGAGGTCGATCGGCAGATCGGGGGAGGCGCGCGCCACGTCGTCGATCCTCTCCGACGTGAACCGGTTCGCCCGCAGGTCGAGGAGGTCCACCCGCCGCTGTGAGAAGGCGGCGGCGCCGGATCGTCCCGCGTCGGGGCGCCGCTGCGGCGCGTTCAGCGCCACCAGGCGGGTGTAGTCGTCGTCGGACCGGTCGACCGCCCGGGTCCCCAGCCCGAAGACCAGGCGCAACACCCCGGCCTGGGGATCGATCTGCTCGCTCCAGGCGTACGGGTTGTACGACAACCCCACCCCCGCCACCTGCGGGTAGAACAGGTGCCCGTGGACTGCGCCGGAGACGCGCTGGACGAGGATCGCCATCTGCTCGTCCCGGTCGATCAGCCCCCGGTGTGCTCGGTACAGAAGCGCTTCCGGGCTCATCGTGCTCGCGTATACGGCCCGGATCGCCTCGAGGAACGCGGAGAGGCGCTCCTGCGGCGACCCCTGGTTCGGGCAGAAGACGCTGTCGTACTTCCCCGTGAAGGCGTTGCCGAAGCTGTCCTCGAGGAGGCTGCTCGATCGGACGATGATCGGCGACTGCCCGAAATACTCGAGCATCGCCACGAACTGCTCCTGGAGGAAGCCCGGGAAGGTGCCCGACAGGATCCGCTCCCTCGCCGTTTCCGCCCCGTCCATGAAGGTGTCGGCGTTGCGCTGGCCGCGCCGCGCCCGCCAGCATCCGTTGCGGACGAGGAACGTGTAGAAGACGTCGGAACCGATGTAGAACGAGTCGTGCGTCTCCAGCCGGTCCCTCCAGCGAGGGTCCGCCTTGCAGAGGATCGCGCGGGCGAGGAGCATCCCGACCGACTTCCCGCCGATCAGCCCCGTGCCGATCATCCGCTTCCGGAGGGTGAGCAGGTCGTCGAGGTCGAACCACCGGGAGGCGAGGGCCACCAGCCGCTCGTCGCGGGTGACCATCATCCGGAGAAGCCGCCCGAAGATCTCCGACGCCTCCCCCCCGGGGCGCACGCCGAGTCGGACCTCGTCGATGACCTCCCTCGCCTGGAGGAGCTTCCGGTCCCAGATGTCGAGCGTGCGCGAGACGGCATCCACGCGCCGCTTCGTCAGGTCCACCAGCACCTCGGAGAGCACGGCGCTCTCCGTGAGGGGACGGAACGCCTTCCCGTCCCGGACGTGGGGGAGATACATCGTCGGGGAGGAACGCCGGTCGACCTTCAGCGGGTGGACGTAGAGGCGCTCCTTGTGGCGGAAGACGTCGATCAGCAGCTGCGTCGTGCCGCGGATCGACGAGACGGCGTCGAACGAG is part of the Deltaproteobacteria bacterium genome and harbors:
- a CDS encoding PEP/pyruvate-binding domain-containing protein; amino-acid sequence: GDNIVWQVDAVEDYRPFVDPFVRDAIARGKRLVYFRFARHPELVPPGVGAEIHTLHPEVGFETFTARIHKVIEEAGRGTFYVFDCLSDLAADWYSDLMLGNFFMVTCPYLYDLDTVTYFALLRDGHSFDAVSSIRGTTQLLIDVFRHKERLYVHPLKVDRRSSPTMYLPHVRDGKAFRPLTESAVLSEVLVDLTKRRVDAVSRTLDIWDRKLLQAREVIDEVRLGVRPGGEASEIFGRLLRMMVTRDERLVALASRWFDLDDLLTLRKRMIGTGLIGGKSVGMLLARAILCKADPRWRDRLETHDSFYIGSDVFYTFLVRNGCWRARRGQRNADTFMDGAETARERILSGTFPGFLQEQFVAMLEYFGQSPIIVRSSSLLEDSFGNAFTGKYDSVFCPNQGSPQERLSAFLEAIRAVYASTMSPEALLYRAHRGLIDRDEQMAILVQRVSGAVHGHLFYPQVAGVGLSYNPYAWSEQIDPQAGVLRLVFGLGTRAVDRSDDDYTRLVALNAPQRRPDAGRSGAAAFSQRRVDLLDLRANRFTSERIDDVARASPDLPIDLYAVRRSALLRGAGGSPRPSDEGWVLTFGKLLSETPFVPYMREMLGILRDAYDYPVDAEFTANFLPDGRFLVNLVQCRPLQVKEGGHIVDPPKRIPRSALLLESRGPIIGQSSLSRLDRVIFVDPAAYSALPQRDSPSVARLIGRIVHLPAKGGGRNTLLLGPGRWGTSTPSLGVPVSFAEIDTVSAIGEIIGVGMPVVPDVSLGTHFFNDLVEANMLYLAVHPTRRGDSLNLKFLAGARNRLAELLPEDAEWAEVVRVIDFPDAGDGRVPYLNADSFRQRVVCYLAPAGKES